The sequence ttataaaggtttataaaacaattaataaagtctataaaccatttataattgtttataaaaacgttatgaaagtttataaacaattaatatgGGTTATGTATtcaatttataaggtttatagGTTTAGGAACCAATTAGAAAGTctcttaaatcatttataaaagtcTACAGTAATTTATAAGGactaataaaaacaatttataagagtttgaaaaattgtttataatggtttataaggatatataaataattaataatagtttataaatcatttataaaatttactaaaaacaaattctgaattttataaaccttttaaaaaggtttacaatttttttgtaagagtctataaaccatttataaaggcctataaaacaatttataagagtatgtaaaatagtttataaagatttatatgtaaaaaaataaataactgtttataaatcatttataaatgtttataaaaacaatacataaattttataaaccatttataacggtatataaattatttataaagaatCTATAAACTTTTTATAGAGGGTATGTAAACAATTTGTTTGTTCATGGCTTTATAAAGTATATCTTTTGTCTGTATTTTAATCATTTGATATGGAATCCTTACTTACCTTCATAATTTAGACACTAAAAACATTAGAACGACATGTTTCTTTACTTGAATTTTGGATACAATGTGTTATTTCTCTTCTTGTTCTCTCTTCCGTACAAGTTTCCCTTCATGTAACCCATTTGGTCACATGAATATTGGCACAAAATCTAGACCATTCAACGTCAACCTAACCAAGCTTGATTTCTATTACAAGAAACAAAATGTAGTAAAAATGAGTAGTCTCAATTACTTAGCCACAGAATAATAGGCCATTTCATGGAAAGAGCAAGACTATGAGTTGAAAGGACTATATAAGGCTCTCATCTGAACATTAGAGATAATTCTTTGTTCTCAACAAAAAATTGTCATTTCAAACATAATCTGAGAACATCAAGGTTTCTCCACATCACACTTctcttttgtaaaaaaaaaaacgattgcAGCCAAACTCACTTAGATGTCCAACTAACCTCTTCAACTTTGCAAGTCTTAGGAGAGATATACGATTGTTTTAGTATAAGAGatgtctgaagaagatgagagagaagATGGTGTTAAGAAGCCAACTCTGCAACttttataaagctttataaatCTGCAATTCTTTGATCTCACAAACCACGTTCTTATTCTGAGTCCCTCTTACTTCTTCAAACAGCTCACCAACCTCGTCGATCTTCAAATTCTGGACACAACCCAATCACATATTATTCCTACGCATAAGCACTCACTTCCAAAAACAAGATTCACTGTAATTTAACTAAGAAATGTGCACTTCAAAGTTCAAACACGTCAATTAGATTTGGGGTTTTACATAGATTTAATTGAACTTATTTACTCAATTGAACTCGGAAATCAAATCCACTGACACAAACTATCTTTAAGTTTGTCGATCGTGTTCACCGGAGCTTGTTGGTGTTCACCGGAGCGAGATTTGGTCGGAGCAATTGGATATGGTTACTGGAGCGTCATTGGTTCAATAATCATAACCTGATTATAAGAAATATAGGGATCAAGGAAGgaattgaaaatattcaacacAAAAAAAGTCTCAAAACAAGAAAGATCAACAAAAACATATCAAAACCAATAATACATAAGCACTACGTTCTTCactgataaatatttataagattttataacCTTGAGATTTGAAAACTTTACGAGAAAAACTCCCTCTTCCTTCGCAGAAACATATCGATTTTGAGAAACAAAAACTACAATTACAGAAAGAGACGAAAATCAACATCTATTATCCTTTGACCTTTGTTAGAGTTTCTTAGCGTCCTGAAAGAGATCGCGGTAGCTTCGTCGGATCTCGCCGCAGCTTCGTACGATCTCGCCGTAGCTTCATCAGATCTCTTCGTAGCTTCGTCGAATCTTGCCGTAGCTTCGTCGGATCTCGCCGGACAACTCTGCAGAGTCGTCCAATCTCGCCGGAGAACTCGTCACCGCCGGAATCCGTCGCCGATTTGAATCTGAGATGATGAGATTTAATTATCGTGAGATGTAGGAGAGAAGAGTTAGTCTTAGGTTTAATTAGTTAGGGGTACAAAGGTACTTtgccaattaaaattttaatggtaaaattgaTTAAGGTagaaatgaaaagtggtatctcAAAAGTGCTATTTTTGGCAATTCCCCATATACAAACCGCACATAGCATCATTTACcaaaataatataacaacagTTGAATTCACTAACATCAACCATAACCATTCTTTTAAAATGAGATGCACTACTCTTTACATATAAAAAGAGTTACAATAAAATTTCATTAGAAATTAATATCTTACAATAAAAATACGCAAGTTTAAttcaatttaataatattatagaaaaaatccGGGCGTACCCCGGACAAACCCTCTAGTGTATAGTTAAAATCGGAAAGCTTAAGAGCCTGACTGGACAAAATTTATAAGCTATGATTTTGTGAATACTCAATTTACTTCTTAATTACAAACTAATAATGTTAatgtatatgttatttttttgtcaccAATATTTACATACTCATGAAGACTCTGTAAACTATATGGGTAACTCCGATCCATGTGAAAATAAATGACGGTTGTTTCTTGACACTACGTGTAAGATTTGAATTTGATGTTCGTAAtacatgaatgatctctgagTTATGAAAACTTCATTTCAAGgaatcttgatatcttccaaataacttgcaaaagctcatcattcttctggttcctaAATCATCTTCGCCAATTGAAAATAATATGTTGCAAATATGACATGAAACTGATGTAAATTCTTCATATATTCTATTGTCCAGATAAGCGTTTCTACTTATGAGTGAAGAGATGATAGACTAGCCCTAGTGTTGCTTGTCCCTATCAATCTATCAAAACCTTCTAACATACTATATCAATTTTATCCTGAGAAATTGTCCATGACCCATCCGTACAATCCCATCTGCATAGATGGTAAAGTCGTGATCTCTATCTTTGTATTTTAGGCCACCCTCTGTATAATTGATACATGTGCCTCAGTTTAAAAGTAAAGATTTCGTTTATGCCAATTTTAAAATGTCCATGAAATCGATAACTATATACCGAAAACTTTGCGGAAGATTCTCCCAAAAAAAGTGGtccataaatatatatgttatttataattgggcaattgtcaataatagcacattttgaagtttatgtcacaaaaatagcactagaaggagaaagtcacaaaaatgacattcattaaaggataaaatatccctaatacccttggtttaaaattaaataaacaaacaaaaataaataaaaataaataaaataaaaataaaaaaaatgaaaaaaagaaattttttttatagtttcagattatatttttcagattctgaatttttataatttttttttgaaatttttttttcgaaattttttttttttttcaaattttctttttataatttaaaaatactttttgaaactgttttaaaaattttttatttttattttagtatttattttttataaaattttaaaccctaattccaaaaccccatccccttaactctaaaccctaaggtttggattaattaacccaaggggtataagtgtatatttacctctttaatgaaacctatttttgtgaatttgagccttgagtgctactttgggaacaaaaacttggtttggtgctatcctagtctttttctctttataatttatcaaattCGAATTAGTTCGTTGTGTttataattcatattttatctttgaagaaaaaaacaagcatCTTTGCAAACTATAATAATTCAGTAAAACATGACCGATCTAATTTGTtcttaattatttacaaaacaatACTATTTGGTTAAAAgagttaaaaacattttattttttatataaagacAAACAGACCATGATATATGGTTGTGACCTTTgacattcaataaaaaaataaactttacaTATATGGTAAACACCGGCGGCCTTCAAATCAGAGATCTAACCATacttttaaacaaatttaaagctTAAGAACTCCAGCAAAAGGGCCAGTGAGAGTCCCGATGTATAAACTACCATCGAACTCGTTAACTTCGCTAAGCAAAGTGTCCCCAAATTGATCTTTTAGAGGAATTGTTTGAAGCACTTCACCATTGGAGTTCACTTTGACCGCTGATGGGTTTGTCGGCACAACGATCTTGTTCACAACCGAAGCGATCCAAAAGTTTCCTGTAGAACCAATCCTCTTGATATTGTCAGGGTTTGAGACCGAGTTTGTGAAGTCTTCAGATGAACCAGCTTTAGGTCCCTTGATCCAATACCTCTTGATGTTACTCTTTGTGAACTGACTGACAAGCACGAACGAACCATCCGAGCTCACGGCACAACCAGCTGAGCCACTTAAACCTTCCATTAATACGGTCACGACCTTTGTTGATGGATCGTACTTGAAGAGTTTTCCGGTCGCGTCCTTTAATCCCAATGCAATCAACACTTGACTACATACATAACCAGAAAAATAAGTATGTTAAATAACAAATGACTAGGTGATAATCCGTACCCTGTGCAGGATGAATTcattaaaataatgatatttggTGATTATAAACATTAAGTGttctactatacatttttttaattttagtaataGTTAACAAATATATACAATGCTGAATAATAACCACTTATCTGCACCTTTTCCGATATAAACATTGattactttatatattattacttattttacactttttaataacaaataataaatatacactggtgcaaacacataaatcaaataaattactttttttatttaccaTCATATCGTAAATAAATCTAAACAATTAAATTTGTATGTTTtgcatataattaaatttaaattatattaacaaatatatatattatattttaatatggcTATCTATTAAACGAGACTTTATAATTGTATAGTTTTATGAACatccatattttttaaaacaaattttttaaatcactgataacaaaattttcaatgtgatatatttaataagtttcaaatttataaatgttcttgaaaatttattgcaaattttgaaattaaaatatttatgtatttatatatatatatatatatatatattattttaaatgtatattaaataagACTTTTAACTCATAAGATTGTAAGATTATGtgtatcttgttataataaaaatatcaaatcattgatcataaaaattttagcataagacttttaacaattttaataattaatagtctttctaaaaaaaatcaaaatataacatatattagaaaaaatctatattttaatttataattaatttgattgtttaattgattttaatcatataaaattaacGAAAATAATGGAAGATACACAAATTGTGattaaatcttaattattaaaactattaattgtCAAAACACCATTTGTAAAAAGTTTCATATATGAATTACTCCTTatgctatttttttcttttgaaattattaaaCATGTCACAAAGTCAaagatatatcatttgtttccttaaaattatgttaaaaatatatttgccATAGACactttttgtaaatataattaggaggaagagagaagaaaaatacATTGGGGTATAGCGTGAGCTGAAGGAAGTGAAGTACACGACACCAGTAGTTGGATCAACGTCAAGACCGTCGAGAAATTTAAAGGGCTTTCCATCAACACTGTCGGCGATTTTTACGGCCAAGCCACCGGCGGGAGACACAACGTGAAGACCCAACGGTGCATCGGCGACGTAGAGCTCACCTGTTTTTTCATTGAAGGCTATCCCCGCCGGTCGACCGCATCTTCCGGCTAAAGCCGTCCCGACTACACCATCGCACCATGAAGAGTTCCTGAATAAGTAAATAACAATCGAAaacaaagaaattaaaatatataaattgcgTTAGTACTACGTAACATATCTCtagttttgtttgtgtgtgtatgTTTAGACTTTTGGTTTTGACTTGTTTCAGGAAAAGGCATGTGCGCCGGTCGTCGATAAGCACGAGGGAGAGGAACTTTATGGTTGCATCTCGTCCACTCATCCCCTACTTGTAAAGTTCTTAATCGTTCATCAAATTTTACCggttgataaaataaataaacattgtTTCATTACCCCCATTTTTGTGAAATACGCAACACATGTAGCAAGACTATTATATGCATGTGAAGTTGTCATCATTTAGTGAAGTCTACGTTTTCCACATATACTTGATCATGGTCTAAACCAAATATTCCAAAACAAGGATTCAAATTTAATTATGAtcatctttttgaaaaaaattaaagtaatgaATTAACACCTCTAATCATTCGTAATACCAAAGTGGTTTCCAAAATTTGCAGTAAAATAAGGAAATGATAACGATTCACTAGATATTAATCACAAAGAAATGGGTTATGTTAATGACCTTAGATTCTAATTTCaaccaaaccaagaagaagcatatattgtgattaaattactatgaaaatatgatatttgacatcaaaagaaaaaacttacGATTCTGTGATCTGTGCAAAATCGACATAACCCGTCTCAGGAGTATACTTCAGTATTTTTCCACCAGAGACTCCGGTGTAGAATCCTTTTCCGGTGGAGTCAAAGGCGAAAGCTTCAGGACCTGACCTATTTTCCGGCACCGGAAGTTTCTGAAAAGACTCGCCATCCGAGATAACCACCGACGacaaagagaaaagaagaagcagGAGAGAAATTATGGAGAAAAATGACATCATATCGTTTCTTTAGTTTTTGTTCTGTTTCTCTATTATTATTACATGAGGCTATGTAATATGTATGTAAGACTATTTAtaggttttattttcttttaaattatatataatatttatttatctattctATATATTCCTATATAAATTGGACACACacgtttgaccaaaaaaaaatggagacaCATATTTCCTTCTCAGATTTTCCAGAAgtgtgaaaaattcaaatagttGTAAAATCCAAGTACATTACTGCGTATTATGGTAAAATATTCACAATAGTAGTTGTATTTATGATGACGTCGtgtattcatttttttcaaagCATGTTCTAGATTGTTTGGTAAATTTTTGTTAGGGCTTTATGTAATCATAATTAGTGATATTTA is a genomic window of Brassica napus cultivar Da-Ae chromosome A2, Da-Ae, whole genome shotgun sequence containing:
- the LOC106381362 gene encoding protein STRICTOSIDINE SYNTHASE-LIKE 12-like; its protein translation is MMSFFSIISLLLLLFSLSSVVISDGESFQKLPVPENRSGPEAFAFDSTGKGFYTGVSGGKILKYTPETGYVDFAQITESNSSWCDGVVGTALAGRCGRPAGIAFNEKTGELYVADAPLGLHVVSPAGGLAVKIADSVDGKPFKFLDGLDVDPTTGVVYFTSFSSRYTPIQVLIALGLKDATGKLFKYDPSTKVVTVLMEGLSGSAGCAVSSDGSFVLVSQFTKSNIKRYWIKGPKAGSSEDFTNSVSNPDNIKRIGSTGNFWIASVVNKIVVPTNPSAVKVNSNGEVLQTIPLKDQFGDTLLSEVNEFDGSLYIGTLTGPFAGVLKL